Proteins co-encoded in one Capsicum annuum cultivar UCD-10X-F1 chromosome 9, UCD10Xv1.1, whole genome shotgun sequence genomic window:
- the LOC107840779 gene encoding EIN3-binding F-box protein 1-like (The RefSeq protein has 3 substitutions compared to this genomic sequence), whose translation MPALVNYSGDDELYSGGSFCSADLGLMLSLGHAEVYCPPRKRSRISGPFVVEDRSKGPSLDDLPDECLFEILRRLPGGRERGAASCLSKRWLMLLSSVRSSEICRSKSYTNLNDSTMISKDEDLEVECDGYLTRCVEGKKATDVRLAAIAVGTSTRGGLGKLSVRGSNSVRGITNVGLSAIAHGCPSLRALSLWNVPCIGDEGLLEVARECRSLEKLDLSHCPSISNRGLVAIAENCPSLTSLTIESCPNIGNEGLQAIGRCCNKLQSLTIKDCPLVGDQGIASILSSGASMLTKVELHCLNITDFSLAVIGHYGKQITNLCLSSLRNVSQKGFWVMGNAKGLQSLVSLTITLCWGATDVGLEAVGKGCPNLKRMCIRKCCIVSDCGVVAFAKEAGSLECLNLEECNRITQIGILNAVSNCRRLKSLSLVKCMGIKDLALQTSLLYPCESLRSLSIRSCPGFGSTSLAMIGKLCPKLHKLDLSGLCGITDAGLLPLLESCEGLVKVNLSDCLNLTDQVVLSLAARHGETLELLNLDGCRKVTDASLVAIADNCSLLNDLDVSKCAITDSGVAALSRGVQVNLQVLSLSGCSMVSNKSVPSLKKLGECLLGLNLQHCSISCSSVELLAEDLWRCDIFS comes from the exons ATGCCTGCTCTTGTTAATTACAGTG GTGATGATGAGTTGTATTCTGGCGGATCATTTTGTTCTGCAGATTTGGGTCTCATGTTGTCTTTGGGTCATGCTGAAGTTTACTGTCCTCCTAGGAAGAGGTCGCGCATTTCTGGCCCGTTTGTTGTTGAAGACCGATCAAAGGGTCCATCTCTCGATGATCTTCCCGATGAATGCCTATTTGAGATCCTCAGACGATTGCCTGGAGGCCGTGAAAGGGGTGCAGCGAGTTGTTTGTCTAAGCGTTGGCTTATGCTGTTGAGTAGCGTCCGGAGCTCTGAAATTTGTAGGAGCAAGAGCTATACCAATCTAAATGACTCAACAATGATCTCTAAAGATGAAGATCTTGAAGTTGAATGCGATGGATACCTTACTAGGTGTGTGGAAGGGAAGAAAGCTACTGATGTTAGACTTGCTGCTATTGCAGTTGGGACTTCTACCCGCGGAGGACTAGGAAAGCTTTCTGTCCGAGGGAGTAACTCAGTTCGTGGTATCACTAATGTTGGTCTATCCGCGATCGCGCATGGTTGCCCTTCTCTCAGGGTCCTATCATTGTGGAATGTTCCTTGTATTGGAGATGAAGGTCTCTTGGAAGTTGCAAGGGAATGCCGTTCATTAGAAAAGCTAGATCTAAGCCATTGCCCTTCAATCTCCAACAGGGGTCTTGTCGCAATAGCAGAGAATTGCCCGAGCTTGACTTCGTTGACAATTGAATCTTGTCCCAATATTGGGAACGAGGGCTTGCAAGCTATTGGAAGATGTTGCAACAAACTACAGTCTCTTACAATTAAGGACTGTCCACTTGTTGGGGATCAGGGAATTGCCAGTATTCTGTCATCGGGTGCTTCAATGTTGACAAAAGTGGAACTACACTGTCTAAACATCACAGATTTCTCCCTTGCAGTCATTGGTCACTATGGCAAGCAGATTACTAATCTGTGTCTTAGTTCACTTCGTAATGTGAGTCAGAAGGGATTTTGGGTCATGGGTAATGCCAAGGGTCTCCAGTCTCTGGTTTCTTTGACAATCACCCTATGCTGGGGAGCCACAGATGTCGGTCTTGAAGCAGTTGGAAAGGGTTGCCCAAATCTTAAACGTATGTGCATTCGCAAGTGTTGCATTGTTTCCGACTGCGGAGTTGTTGCTTTCGCTAAAGAGGCTGGATCTCTTGAGTGCTTAAACTTGGAGGAGTGCAACAGGATTACCCAAATAGGTATCCTTAACGCAGTTTCAAACTGCAGGAAGTTAAAGTCTCTTTCCCTAGTGAAGTGCATGGGAATCAAGGATCTAGCTCTACAAACTTCCTTGTTGTATCCATGTGAATCTCTTCGGTCCTTGTCTATCCGAAGCTGTCCAGGGTTCGGGAGTACTAGCTTAGCTATGATTGGTAAGCTCTGCCCTAAGCTGCATAAATTAGATCTCAGCGGGCTCTGTGGAATAACCGATGCTGGTCTTCTCCCACTCTTGGAGAGCTGTGAAGGACTTGTTAAGGTGAATCTTAGTGACTGCCTGAACTTGACAGATCAAGTGGTGCTCTCGTTGGCTGCACGACATGGCGAGACCCTTGAATTGCTGAATCTTGATGGATGCAGGAAGGTTACGGATGCAAGTTTGGTGGCAATTGCAGATAATTGCTCATTACTTAATGATCTTGATGTTTCTAAGTGTGCAATAACTGATTCTGGTGTAGCTGCTTTATCCCGTGGAGTGCAAGTGAATTTGCAGGTCCTTTCTTTATCTGGTTGCTCCATGGTATCAAACAAGAGTGTCCCTTCTCTTAAAAAGTTGGGAGAGTGTCTACTTGGTTTGAATCTCCAACATTGCTCCATTAGTTGCAGTTCAGTCGAGCTTCTCGTGGAGGACTTGTGGAGGTGTGATATTTTCTCCTAA
- the LOC107841058 gene encoding receptor-like protein 9DC3, which produces MSSLTFLDLSHNYFSHSVPSCLGNIGYIKVLNLRRNNFTGSLPPLCAQSTSLSTIALNGNRFEGTLPVSSFNCVGLEVLDLGNNTINDTFLAWLGTLEELQVLMLKSNEFPWTHNGSLPTEVLRNFKAMIKSDGMNKGKIKHMGPDVEGLTGDIPMELGKLNVLEALDLSWNRLTGKIPTELRRLKFLAVLNLSRNLLVGPIPRGLQFNTFENDSYGGNLDLCGPPLSKQCGTSDSSHLPHPLESEEEGESYFFSGFTWESVVIGYGFGLVVGTVAWNLMFKARKPKWLVEFFEGIFPKEMRRPKKRNHRRRT; this is translated from the exons ATGAGCAGCCTTACCTTTCTAGATCTATCACACAACTACTTCAGTCACTCAGTTCCAAGTTGCTTGGGAAACATTGGTTATATAAAGGTGCTGAACTTAAGAAGGAACAATTTCACAGGGAGTCTTCCACCATTATGTGCACAGAGCACTTCATTGAGTACCATTGCCTTGAATGGTAATCGTTTTGAAGGGACCCTCCCTGTGTCGTCGTTCAACTGTGTTGGTCTAGAAGTCCTTGATTTAGGCAACAACACTATAAATGACACGTTTCTGGCTTGGCTAGGAACTCTTGAAGAGCTGCAAGTTCTTATGTTAAAGTCGAACGAGTTCCCATGGACCCATAA TGGCTCACTGCCTACAGAAGTTCTCCGAAACTTCAAAGCAATGATCAAATCAGATGGCATGAACAAAGGGAAGATCAAGCATATGGGACCAGATGTTGAAGG TCTCACAGGTGATATTCCAATGGAACTGGGGAAACTGAATGTTCTTGAAGCATTAGATCTCTCCTGGAATCGGCTCACAGGAAAGATTCCGACAGAACTGAGAAGACTCAAATTTCTAGCAGTCTTAAACCTCTCTCGGAATCTTCTTGTTGGACCAATTCCCCGAGGTCTACAATTCAACACATTTGAAAATGACTCTTATGGTGGCAACCTTGATTTATGTGGTCCTCCTCTATCAAAGCAATGTGGAACGAGTGACTCATCACATCTTCCACATCCATTGGAGTCCGAAGAAGAAGGTGAGTCATATTTCTTTAGTGGATTCACCTGGGAATCAGTCGTCATAGGCTACGGTTTTGGACTAGTTGTTGGAACTGTTGCGTGGAACCTCATGTTTAAAGCTCGTAAACCAAAATGGCTTGTGGAATTTTTCGAAGGCATTTTCCCCAAGGAAATGAGAAGGCCAAAGAAGAGAAATCACAGACGAAGGACATAA